Proteins found in one Brachypodium distachyon strain Bd21 chromosome 5, Brachypodium_distachyon_v3.0, whole genome shotgun sequence genomic segment:
- the LOC100841098 gene encoding wall-associated receptor kinase 5, translating into MSQAPLLLLLVIPCSAALVASGASLLPPAPAPRPGPNCPTKCGDVHIPYPFGVGTECSFPGFAVTCDETTSPPSLFTGNLEIANITLEKAQMIGYVPLTYTCQVPVSKGRINTTTKSMALRFAPQFLISPTDNVFTSLGCSSIAVLQGRVQGRDRYQGSPSTRRAYPTGCISACASVDETGEDGAPCRGYGCCEAPLTPGLNQVSLDWNRGSLGGTDNWCQYAFVSAKGWYKYSRKDLIGNMTFSNRLGPRDVIPLVLDWAIRNGSCPPSDSDKESVPYGACISTHSKCVNASSGALGYFCNCSRGYAGNPYILDGCTNINECERKDLFPCSGGTCHDEIGDYKCICHFGRRGDGKSPDGCEAILPTAAVAVIGTTSAMALLAVLLIFLHMNREKRKLRDHFNKNGGQLLKSIQIEIFTQEKLKHITENYRSFIGKGAFGNVYKGTTENNTHVAVKCSIPINMDRQKDFFVNEITIQSKMSHRNLVQLLGCCLETEVPMLVYEFVPRGSLHDVLHDKRDPLLLETRIDIAINSADALAYMHSQASQKILHGDVKSGNILLDDGFMPKVSDFGTSRLMSIDKDHTNWVIGDNSYIDPVFIKTGLLTEKSDVYSFGIVLLELITRKKARYDKNNSLPINYLKASTNGTTKEMYDADIIVSGAEEDMKCLEEVGMVAVHCLAEDVNDRPTMNEVADELKMCKSRWLQSHDQASELCT; encoded by the exons ATGTCACAAGCACCACTGCTTCTCCTCCTAGTTATACCCTGCAGTGCGGCGCTCGTTGCCTCCGGCGCGTCGCTTCTGCCACCAGCTCCCGCGCCGAGGCCGGGGCCGAACTGTCCTACCAAGTGCGGGGACGTACACATCCCCTACCCTTTCGGCGTCGGCACCGAGTGCTCTTTCCCCGGCTTCGCCGTCACCTGCGACGAGACGACGAGCCCTCCGAGCCTGTTCACGGGCAACTTAGAGATCGCCAACATCACGCTGGAGAAAGCGCAGATGATCGGCTATGTCCCCTTGACCTACACCTGCCAAGTCCCGGTGAGCAAAGGCAGGATCAACACGACCACGAAGAGCATGGCCTTGAGATTCGCTCCCCAATTCCTCATCTCTCCGACAGACAACGTGTTCACGTCCCTCGGGTGCAGCTCGATCGCCGTCCTCCAAGGCAGGGTCCAGGGCCGGGACCGGTACCAGGGATCGCCGTCCACCCGCCGCGCGTACCCCACTGGCTGCATCTCGGCGTGCGCCAGTGTGGACGAGACCGGGGAAGACGGCGCGCCGTGCCGCGGATACGGCTGCTGCGAGGCGCCGCTAACGCCCGGTCTCAACCAAGTTAGTTTGGACTGGAACAGAGGCTCCCTCGGGGGCACGGATAACTGGTGTCAATATGCCTTCGTCAGCGCCAAAGGCTG GTACAAGTACAGCAGAAAAGATCTCATTGGAAATATGACATTCTCCAACAGACTCGGACCACGCGATGTCATCCCACTAGTTCTTGATTGGGCAATCAGGAATGGGAGCTGCCCACCTTCTGATAGCGACAAGGAAAGTGTTCCCTACGGCGCTTGCATTAGCACCCACAGCAAATGTGTTAATGCGAGCAGTGGTGCATTGGGCTATTTCTGCAACTGCTCTCGAGGATATGCCGGCAACCCCTACATTCTAGACGGATGCACAA ATATTAATGAGTGCGAAAGGAAGGACCTTTTTCCTTGTAGTGGCGGTACATGCCACGATGAAATAGGTGATTATAAATGTATATGCCATTTTGGGCGGAGAGGTGACGGTAAGAGTCCCGACGGATGTGAAGCTATATTGCCAACGGCCGCAGTGGCAGTGATAG GAACAACCAGTGCCATGGCATTATTGGCAGTGCTATTGATATTCTTACACATGAATCGTGAGAAAAGAAAGTTAAGAGATCATTTTAACAAGAACGGAGGCCAGTTACTCAAAAGCATCCAGATCGAGATTTTCACACAGGAGAAGCTGAAACATATCACGGAGAACTACCGTTCCTTCATTGGCAAAGGTGCGTTCGGCAATGTATACAAGGGAACCACTGAAAACAACACCCATGTTGCCGTAAAATGCTCCATCCCCATCAACATGGACCGGCAGAAGGACTTCTTCGTGAATGAGATCACCATCCAGTCCAAGATGAGCCACCGGAACCTAGTCCAGCTGCTGGGCTGCTGCCTGGAGACGGAGGTACCAATGCTGGTTTATGAGTTTGTCCCTAGGGGGAGCCTCCACGATGTGCTCCATGACAAAAGAGACCCTCTCTTGCTGGAAACACGTATCGATATTGCTATAAACTCTGCGGATGCACTCGCATACATGCACTCGCAGGCGAGCCAGAAGATCCTACACGGAGACGTTAAGTCCGGAAACATCCTGCTCGATGATGGGTTCATGCCCAAGGTGTCGGACTTCGGGACGTCTCGGCTCATGTCCATCGACAAAGACCACACCAACTGGGTGATCGGGGATAACAGCTACATCGATCCCGTGTTCATAAAGACAGGGCTTCTCACGGAGAAGAGCGACGTGTATAGCTTTGGTATTGTGCTCCTAGAGCTCATCACTCGCAAGAAGGCCAGGTATGATAAAAACAACAGCCTCCCGATAAACTACTTGAAGGCTTCAACCAATGGGACAACAAAGGAGATGTATGATGCGGACATTATTGTGTCCGGTGCAGAGGAGGATATGAAGTGCCTTGAGGAAGTTGGTATGGTTGCAGTTCACTGTCTTGCGGAAGACGTGAATGATAGGCCTACTATGAATGAAGTCGCGGATGAACTGAAAATGTGCAAGTCCCGGTGGTTGCAGAGCCATGACCAGGCCAGCGAGCTCTGTACTTAG